Proteins encoded by one window of Esox lucius isolate fEsoLuc1 chromosome 4, fEsoLuc1.pri, whole genome shotgun sequence:
- the cpxm1b gene encoding probable carboxypeptidase X1 isoform X2 gives MAEKRPKKIRKEVKKPKLSTKMHKPNAVKKITGHPSLQGKPVGQCPPLGLESLRVKDTQLRASSYKRRGLGPHRGRLNIQSGLEDGDIYDGAWCAQYEDKKQWLEVDALRPTRFTGVILQGRSSIWSWNFVETFKVQFSNDTLVWKSAMNGSEEAIFQGNQDTETPVLALFNESSTVARYIRINPQTWHENGTVCLRAEVLGCKLPDPNNIYAWQQTEQSSHDKLDFRHHNYKEMRKLMKSVTEDCPDITRIYSIGKSHMGLKMYVMEISDNPGKHELGEPEFRYVAGMHGNEVLGRELLLNLMQYICQEYKQGDQRIVRLVKETRIHLLPSMNPDGYEMAYKKGSELAGWALGRYSYEGIDMNHNFADLNKVMWDAIEYDFQNNDKSKLINHYIPIPEYYTSEDAFVALETRAVINWMQNIPFVLSANLHGGELVVTYPFDRTEDWAPRDDTPTPDNSFFRWLATVYASTNQAMSNPDRRPCHNENFQRYNNIINGANWHTVPGSMNDFSYLHTNCFDVTVELSCDKFPHASELPTEWMNNRESLLVYMEQVHRGIKGVVRDKDTEAGIADAVIKVDDIDHHVRSVADGDYWRLLNPGEYEVTASAEGYNPSTRRCQVMYDHYPTVCDFRLTKTPRQRLKEMLAKGIKPPKDLQIRLRQLRLRKLRASTKTINRRRAAASRRVRSLGS, from the exons ATGGCAGAAAAGAGGCCAAAAAAGATACGGAAGGAAGTCAAGAAACCCAAACTGTCGACTAAGATGCACAAGCCCAATGCGGTTAAAAAAATTACCGGACACCCGTCGCTGCAAGGGAAGCCAGTCGGAC AGTGCCCTCCTCTGGGGCTGGAGTCTCTCAGGGTGAAGGACACGCAGCTGAGAGCCTCGTCCTACAAGCGCCGTGGGCTCGGCCCTCACCGAGGTCGACTCAACATCCAG TCGGGACTAGAGGACGGAGATATATATGATGGGGCCTGGTGTGCCCAATATGAGGACAAGAAACAGTGGCTGGAGGTGGACGCCCTGCGACCCACCCGCTTCACCGGGGTCATCCTCCAGGGGCGCAGTTCCATCTGGAG CTGGAACTTCGTGGAGACTTTCAAGGTACAGTTCAGTAATGACACGCTGGTCTGGAAGTCGGCTATGAACGGATCTGAAGAGGCG ATTTTCCAGGGGAACCAGGACACTGAAACCCCAGTGTTGGCCCTGTTTAACGAGTCATCAACCGTGGCACGTTACATCCGCATCAATCCTCAGACCTGGCACGAGAACGGAACCGTCTGTCTGAGAGCCGAAGTCCTGGGCTGCAAACTACCTG ATCCCAACAACATCTATGCTTGGCAGCAGACGGAGCAAAGCTCCCACGACAAGTTGGACTTCAGACATCACAACTATAAGGAGATGAGGAAA CTCATGAAGTCAGTGACTGAGGACTGCCCTGACATTACACGCATCTACAGCATCGGGAAAAGCCATATGGGCCTGAAGATGTACGTCATGGAGATATCAGACAACCCTGGAAAGCATGAGCTGG GTGAGCCTGAATTCCGCTATGTAGCAGGAATGCATGGGAATGAAGTTCTGGGCCGGGAGCTGTTGCTTAACCTTATGCAGTACATCTGCCAGGAATACAAACAGGGCGACCAGCGCATCGTCCGGCTGGTCAAAGAGACACGCATCCACCTGCTGCCTTCGATGAACCCAGACGGTTACGAAATGGCCTACAAGAAG GGATCCGAGTTGGCAGGGTGGGCGCTTGGCCGTTATAGCTACGAAGGCATCGACATGAACCACAACTTTGCTGACCTGAACAAAGTCATGTGGGATGCTATAGAATACGACTTCCAGAATAATGATAAGTCCAAGCTCATCAACCACTACATCCCGATTCCAGAGTATTACACTTCGGAGGACGCATTT GTGGCCTTGGAGACGCGCGCCGTCATCAACTGGATGCAGAACATCCCATTCGTACTGAGCGCCAACCTGCACGGCGGGGAACTGGTGGTCACCTACCCCTTCGACAGGACCGAAGACTGGGCGCCCCGCGATGACACACCCACACCCGATAATAGCTTCTTCCGCTGGCTGGCCACAGTGTATGCCAGCACCAACCAGGCCATGTCGAATCCCGACCGCCGACCCTGTCACAATGAAAACTTCCAGCGctacaacaacatcatcaacGGCGCCAACTGGCACACAGTTCCAGGAA GCATGAATGACTTCAGCTATCTGCACACCAACTGCTTCGACGTGACGGTGGAGCTGTCCTGCGACAAGTTCCCCCATGCTAGTGAGCTGCCCACTGAGTGGATGAACAACCGAGAGTCTCTACTGGTCTACATGGAGCAG GTCCACAGAGGAATCAAGGGGGTGGTCAGAGACAAAGACACGGAGGCCGGCATCGCGGACGCTGTGATCAAAGTGGATGACATCGACCACCACGTTAGATCAG TCGCTGATGGGGACTACTGGCGCCTGCTAAACCCCGGAGAGTATGAAGTCACCGCAAGCGCAGAGGGCTACAACCCGTCCACGCGCCGGTGCCAGGTTATGTATGACCACTACCCCACCGTGTGTGACTTCCGCCTCACCAAGACCCCCAGACAGAGGCTGAAGGAGATGCTGGCCAAGGGGATCAAGCctcccaaagacctgcagattAGACTGCGGCAGCTGCGTCTGCGAAAGCTGAGAGCAAGCACCAAAACAATAAACCGCAGGCGTGCGGCTGCTAGCAGGAGGGTACGCAGTCTGGGATCTTGA
- the cpxm1b gene encoding probable carboxypeptidase X1 isoform X1 has product MALPLHLSIVLTFLICVSYSFVSSDSGTPSGVDYNTTESITPTKRRDSATKPNITPSNNSTSAPAVRLTSATTEKLRTTRPPQTSTNYSFNTEDLNEGIDKNVEKRLWKKEFEDEPLELECPPLGLESLRVKDTQLRASSYKRRGLGPHRGRLNIQSGLEDGDIYDGAWCAQYEDKKQWLEVDALRPTRFTGVILQGRSSIWSWNFVETFKVQFSNDTLVWKSAMNGSEEAIFQGNQDTETPVLALFNESSTVARYIRINPQTWHENGTVCLRAEVLGCKLPDPNNIYAWQQTEQSSHDKLDFRHHNYKEMRKLMKSVTEDCPDITRIYSIGKSHMGLKMYVMEISDNPGKHELGEPEFRYVAGMHGNEVLGRELLLNLMQYICQEYKQGDQRIVRLVKETRIHLLPSMNPDGYEMAYKKGSELAGWALGRYSYEGIDMNHNFADLNKVMWDAIEYDFQNNDKSKLINHYIPIPEYYTSEDAFVALETRAVINWMQNIPFVLSANLHGGELVVTYPFDRTEDWAPRDDTPTPDNSFFRWLATVYASTNQAMSNPDRRPCHNENFQRYNNIINGANWHTVPGSMNDFSYLHTNCFDVTVELSCDKFPHASELPTEWMNNRESLLVYMEQVHRGIKGVVRDKDTEAGIADAVIKVDDIDHHVRSVADGDYWRLLNPGEYEVTASAEGYNPSTRRCQVMYDHYPTVCDFRLTKTPRQRLKEMLAKGIKPPKDLQIRLRQLRLRKLRASTKTINRRRAAASRRVRSLGS; this is encoded by the exons ATGGCACTACCACTACACTTGAGCATTGTTTTAACGTTTTTGATATGTGTATCATATAGCTTCGTTTCGTCAGACAGTGGCACACCTTCAGGTGTGGATTATAATACAACTGAAAGTATTACTCCGACAAAGAGACGAGACTCTGCAACTAAGCCAAATATCACCCCGAGCAATAACAGCACCAGTGCACCCGCCGTCAGACTGACATCTGCAACTACCGAAAAGTTGCGGACAACTAGACCACCTCAAACGAGCACCAACTACAGTTTTAACACTGAAGATTTGAATGAAGGCATTGACAAGAACGTGGAAAAAAGATTATGGAAAAAAGAGTTTGAGGATGAACCACTTGAATTAG AGTGCCCTCCTCTGGGGCTGGAGTCTCTCAGGGTGAAGGACACGCAGCTGAGAGCCTCGTCCTACAAGCGCCGTGGGCTCGGCCCTCACCGAGGTCGACTCAACATCCAG TCGGGACTAGAGGACGGAGATATATATGATGGGGCCTGGTGTGCCCAATATGAGGACAAGAAACAGTGGCTGGAGGTGGACGCCCTGCGACCCACCCGCTTCACCGGGGTCATCCTCCAGGGGCGCAGTTCCATCTGGAG CTGGAACTTCGTGGAGACTTTCAAGGTACAGTTCAGTAATGACACGCTGGTCTGGAAGTCGGCTATGAACGGATCTGAAGAGGCG ATTTTCCAGGGGAACCAGGACACTGAAACCCCAGTGTTGGCCCTGTTTAACGAGTCATCAACCGTGGCACGTTACATCCGCATCAATCCTCAGACCTGGCACGAGAACGGAACCGTCTGTCTGAGAGCCGAAGTCCTGGGCTGCAAACTACCTG ATCCCAACAACATCTATGCTTGGCAGCAGACGGAGCAAAGCTCCCACGACAAGTTGGACTTCAGACATCACAACTATAAGGAGATGAGGAAA CTCATGAAGTCAGTGACTGAGGACTGCCCTGACATTACACGCATCTACAGCATCGGGAAAAGCCATATGGGCCTGAAGATGTACGTCATGGAGATATCAGACAACCCTGGAAAGCATGAGCTGG GTGAGCCTGAATTCCGCTATGTAGCAGGAATGCATGGGAATGAAGTTCTGGGCCGGGAGCTGTTGCTTAACCTTATGCAGTACATCTGCCAGGAATACAAACAGGGCGACCAGCGCATCGTCCGGCTGGTCAAAGAGACACGCATCCACCTGCTGCCTTCGATGAACCCAGACGGTTACGAAATGGCCTACAAGAAG GGATCCGAGTTGGCAGGGTGGGCGCTTGGCCGTTATAGCTACGAAGGCATCGACATGAACCACAACTTTGCTGACCTGAACAAAGTCATGTGGGATGCTATAGAATACGACTTCCAGAATAATGATAAGTCCAAGCTCATCAACCACTACATCCCGATTCCAGAGTATTACACTTCGGAGGACGCATTT GTGGCCTTGGAGACGCGCGCCGTCATCAACTGGATGCAGAACATCCCATTCGTACTGAGCGCCAACCTGCACGGCGGGGAACTGGTGGTCACCTACCCCTTCGACAGGACCGAAGACTGGGCGCCCCGCGATGACACACCCACACCCGATAATAGCTTCTTCCGCTGGCTGGCCACAGTGTATGCCAGCACCAACCAGGCCATGTCGAATCCCGACCGCCGACCCTGTCACAATGAAAACTTCCAGCGctacaacaacatcatcaacGGCGCCAACTGGCACACAGTTCCAGGAA GCATGAATGACTTCAGCTATCTGCACACCAACTGCTTCGACGTGACGGTGGAGCTGTCCTGCGACAAGTTCCCCCATGCTAGTGAGCTGCCCACTGAGTGGATGAACAACCGAGAGTCTCTACTGGTCTACATGGAGCAG GTCCACAGAGGAATCAAGGGGGTGGTCAGAGACAAAGACACGGAGGCCGGCATCGCGGACGCTGTGATCAAAGTGGATGACATCGACCACCACGTTAGATCAG TCGCTGATGGGGACTACTGGCGCCTGCTAAACCCCGGAGAGTATGAAGTCACCGCAAGCGCAGAGGGCTACAACCCGTCCACGCGCCGGTGCCAGGTTATGTATGACCACTACCCCACCGTGTGTGACTTCCGCCTCACCAAGACCCCCAGACAGAGGCTGAAGGAGATGCTGGCCAAGGGGATCAAGCctcccaaagacctgcagattAGACTGCGGCAGCTGCGTCTGCGAAAGCTGAGAGCAAGCACCAAAACAATAAACCGCAGGCGTGCGGCTGCTAGCAGGAGGGTACGCAGTCTGGGATCTTGA
- the LOC114839866 gene encoding fibulin-1-like — MGAFLFLLILAFLKSHSAEGTGCLNGLTSSPASTCVDNKTCVDVACGENATCVNESGTFKCKCSVGFTYKTSKMDKCEDINECLSGGCPSGDCFNTLGSYYCQYV, encoded by the exons ATGGGAGCTTTTCTATTTCTGCTGATTCTGG CATTTCTCAAGAGCCATAGTGCAGAAGGAACTGGATGTTTGAATGGCTTAACTTCATCACCCGCATCCACTTGTGTTG ACAACAAAACGTGTGTCGATGTCGCTTGTGGGGAAAATGCAACATGCGTAAATGAAAGTGGCACCTTCAAGTGCAAGTGTTCCGTCGGTTTCACCTACAAAACCTCCAAGATGGACAAGTGTGAAG ATATAAACGAGTGCCTATCGGGTGGCTGTCCCAGTGGAGACTGCTTCAACACCCTGGGAAGCTACTACTGTCAAT ATGTGTGA